Sequence from the Parvicella tangerina genome:
GTAATAACCTCCATTCCCGCAAACAACTTCTTTCAGGAGCAATTAGATATCAGCTCATGGGCAAATGGCATATATACAATCGAAACGCTTTCTAACAATGAATTGATCAGAACGCAATTTGTGAAGATTTAAAGCCAAACCAGCATAAAGCCCCCCATTAACTTATCGACTACAGAATAATTTTCTAACGGAATTCCCTACTCAACTTCAGGAGACTCTTCCTCCGAATTTTCGGAGTCAGAGTGACAAACAACCCGTCATCCTGAAGGAAGTGCAACGCACTGAAGGATCTCCCCAATGGGAGCACATCAGGAACCCCTCACAAAATATCCCCCCTCCTCCGAGGAGGGGGCTAGGGGGTGGTAAACCCAATCCCCCCACCTAGAAACACATTACATACCTTCAGGAGACTCTTCCTCCGATTCCGAAACTTCGGAACGGAGTCAGCGTGACATGACTGCTTTGTGGTGGAACTGTGCGGGGCTGGAGGTTACCTTTCCAAAAAACAGACATCAACAACTACACAATTGAATTCACTAACTTTGCGACTATGAAATGGTTTTTCAGTTTATTATTATTGGCTACTTGCTTCACCTTTTCTGCTCAGTATAAATTGCAACGAGCAGGGGTGCTAGACGCACCATTTGTTTCTGAAAAGTACTTTACCAAAGGAATTATGATCGATCAAGGAGAGGATCTAGGGTATCAAATAGGAAATGAGAAATACCAACAAGACTTTGTGCTTACCCCTAAGCAAAAAGCATTTCTGGATAGCGTAGGTTACCGACATCATGAGCTCAATATTCCATTTAATTACTTATTACATGAAGATGATTATTGGACACAACGGGTTTATCGAACGGTAGACCTAAAAGATAGCGCCAACGCCCATTTCACAAGAGGAGGTTTTAGAAACTACACCATCAAAAATTCAGATGGCACCTTAACTCGAAAACCAGAATACTATACAGAACAAGCGTTTATGGGTTGGGTCAAAGAGGATTTAATTAAAGGTTATATAACTCCCTATGCTGATTTACACTACCACATCACGGATAACGACACCGCATTTTTAAATGACGTATTACAACAGTTTGATCAAGTCGATCATCTACTCATTAAAGAAGATTGGTATTACGATAAGGCAACTGGAGAGATCAAAAGTACCGTCATCGGTGTCGGCTTCATGCTTCCTGGTAGCACTTTCGAAAACAGAAAACCTTTGTTTTGGACCTACTATCCCCAAATGAGGTATGGCGCAACATGGAATCATGTACGTTTGCAACTTCCATTTTTTACCAAGCGATGGGCAGCCGTAATTGAAGATCACCATTATGAATCCAGCGATATCTTCATTGATGAAGTTCGAAACAACACTGCTAACTTCAATGAAGACCCTTTCTTTGAAGATGATAACGAATATTGTAACGACTTCGAAGCATTGATTCATATTGCATTGATTGAAGAACATATATACCATCACCGTGCTAAATATATCGGACAAATCAAGGACACTACTTTTTATGGAGCTATCATTACAGGAGAGTTAGCACATGGATTGCCTGTAGGAAATTGGCAGTTAGATGACCCTGTTCACAAAGAAATCACTACTGTAAATTTTGTCAATGGCACAGCTCAAGGGCAATACCTTTGTAAATACTACGGCAACCAGAAAAAGGAAGAAGGTTCGCTACAAATGGGCAAAAAATCAGGTCCATGGGAGTATTATCACCCCAACGGAAAAAGAATGAGCCTTAAGAATTACTTAAACGGCTGGATGGATGGCGACCAAGAAGTTTATTACGACAACGGAAACGTACGCCTCGCCTATCACTATGAAAACCACATGATAGATGGTCCTTTCATTTGGAACAACAAAGACGGCTCATCTTTCCTTTCAGGAGAATTGACCAAAAACTACATAGACGGCACCTGGATTGTAAACCTACCCATACCGCAAATATACGTAGACATCATCACCGCCAATCCACAAGTAGATTGGGGCTTCGACCCATCAGTCATTTCAGACAACATACTCACCTATACATTAGAAATAGAACAATACACCGATCCCCTATACTGCAGCTACATGACCTGCGTCCGCATCTTAAATATAGTATTTGAGAAGTAACTCCACAACCATTATCAAGCGTTAAGAGTCTAGCGTTCAACACACCAAAACCCACTTGTCATCCTGAAGCGAGTGCAACGCACTGAAGGATCTCCTCAAACAAAACATCCCCCCTCCTCCGAGGAGGGGGTTAGGGGGTGGTAAACCCAACGTCCTCACCTACCCTCAAAACGAAAACCACAGAAATACCTTCAGGAGACTCTTCCTCCGATTCCGAAACCTCGGAACGGAGTCAGCGTGACAAACATTCATTTTATGTAAACTGTCAAGAAAAAAGACTCACTACCAAACAAAAATTACCCCTTCTTCAAAAACTGCCCTACTTTGCGCAACGGCTTCAAGTACAATGTATAGAACTTAGGCTCCAATCCATTTAACTCCCAAGCCAAACGGTCTTCCTGGTTGGCCTTGACACGGTTATTCACCGTAACATTGCTTTGCCCTCCTACCCTCATTTTTGTGATGACTCTGGGCAAATACGCTAGTGTAATTTCATGTTTATGAATCATTCGCAGCATGCATTCATAGTCGGCTGCAGATTTAAGTCTAAGATCATAAGTACCATACTTATCGTAACACGCCTTCCTGACAAAAAAAGTAGGATGAGGCGGCATCCAACCTTTTACAAACGCTCCTTTCTTGTACTCCCCAGACTTCCAATAACGCGTAACTTTATCTGTAGCTTCGCGATCCACATACACCAAATCGGCATAGATCGCTTCTTTGTCTCCGATCGTCTTGACGATGTCAGTTATTACCTTTTCATCCGCATAGATATCGTCTGAGTTCAAGATTCCGATCAAATCCCCAGTAGCACTATCAACTCCTTTATTCATGGCATCATAAATCCCTTGATCAGGCTCAGAAACGACTGTAGAAATTTTATCCTTGTAGCGATCAATGATCTCCAGCGTTGCATCTGTAGATCCACCATCGATAATAATGTATTCAATATCACTGTAATCTTGAGACACCACTGATTTGATCGTGTCTTCGATGGTTTCAGCACTATTATAGGCTATGGTAATTATGGAAACTTTCACGTCTTAAAGTTGACCTTTCAGCTCAATAGCTTTCAACGTATTCATCATCAATGAAGCAATCGTCATCGGGCCAACCCCTCCCGGAACTGGCGTAATATGACTTGCTTTTTCAGCTACCTCGTCAAACTTAACATCTCCTAACAATCTAAAGCCTTTTTTCTTAGTGCTATCAGGAATTCGATGCATCCCTACATCAATCACTACTGCCCCATCTTTTACCATGTCTGCCGTAACAAACTCTGGTTTACCAATGGCAACAATGAGAATATCTGCTTGCTTTGTGATAGACTTCAGGTCCTGTGTTCTACTGTGTACCATGGTAACTGTACAATTCCCAGGATTTCTTTTTTGCCCGAGTAATATACTCATGGGAGTTCCAACAATATGACTTCTTCCCATCACCACACAGTGCTTACCTTCTGTTGGAATATTGTAACGATCCAGAATTTCGAGAATACCATTTGGAGTGGCTGAAATATAAGTGGGTAATCCTAGCGTCATTCTTCCCACATTCTCTGGATGAAAGCCATCCACATCTTTCTTTGGATCGATGGCTAGTAATACTTTTTGTTCATCGATATGATCAGGCAACGGAACCTGAACAATATATCCATCAATAGATTCATTCTTATTCAGTTCATCCACCTTTGCCAAAAGTTCTGCTTCAGAAATGGTAGCTGGCAACTGGATCAAAGTAGATTCAAACCCCACCTTCTCACAGGTCTTCACTTTAGAATTGACATACGTTAGACTCGCCCCATCCTCTCCTACAATCACAGCTGCTAAATGCGGAACTTTCTTCCCAGCCTTCTTAAGCTCATCAACTTTTGCTTTAAGTTCTTCTTGTATCTTTTTAGATGTTGCTCTTCCGTCTAATAGTGTCATAGGTCATTTATTGTCCGGGTATTTGTCCACCCATGTTCTTGAACTGCTTCATCATATTCATCATGTTGCGCTTATCACTCATCATGCGCATCATTTTCTTGGTATCCTTAAATTGCTTCAGCAACTTATTCACCTCCTGAACAGAGGTACCACTACCCTTTGCAATTCGTTGTCTTCTACTATGGTTAATGATATCAGGATTCTCTTTTTCTTTTTGAGTCATCGAGTTGATCATGGCCTCAATTGGTGTAAAAGCCTCATCATCTACCTCAACTCCCTTCATTGCTTTTCGCATACCAGGCACCATTCCCAATAGGTCTTTCATATTCCCCATCTTCTTGATCTGCTGAATTTGCTCAAAGAAATCGTTTAAATCAAACTGGTTCTTCTTGATCTTCTTGTGGAGTTTCTTCGCCTCTTCCTCATCAAACTGTTCCTGAGCTCGTTCTACCAAGGAAACAACATCCCCCATTCCAAGAATACGATCTGCCATCCTTTTTGGGTAGAACACATCGATCGCTTCCATCTTCTCACCAGTACCAATGAATTTGATTGGTTTTTCAACTACAGATCGAATAGAGAGTGCTGCACCACCTCGGGTATCTCCATCTAACTTGGTTAACACTACCCCATCGAAGTCGATTCTTTCATTAAAGGCTTTTGCCGTATTTACAGCATCCTGCCCCGTCATTGCATCCACTACAAATAAAGTCTCAGAAGGATTGATCGCTTTTTTCACTCGTTCAATCTCCTCCATCATTTGCTCATCAACAGCCAAACGACCTGCTGTATCGACAATCACAACATTGTATCCGTTACTTCTTGCATGAGAGATCCCTTGCTGCGCTATTTGTACAGGGTCTTTTAGCTCCCTATTCGAAAAAACCTCAGCACCAATCTGCTCTCCAACTACATGCAACTGATCAATCGCAGCTGGACGATAAACATCACAAGCGACCAACAACACTTTCTTTCCTTTCTTCTTCTGTAAAAAGTTACCCAGCTTACCCGTAAAAGTGGTTTTACCAGACCCTTGAAGACCTGACATCAGAACAACTCCGGGGTTCCCTTGAAAGTTAATCTGCTCTTCTTCACCCCCCATCAATTCGGTTAACTCATCGTGAGTGATCTTCGTAAGCAACTGTCCTGGAGAAAC
This genomic interval carries:
- the folD gene encoding bifunctional methylenetetrahydrofolate dehydrogenase/methenyltetrahydrofolate cyclohydrolase FolD, yielding MTLLDGRATSKKIQEELKAKVDELKKAGKKVPHLAAVIVGEDGASLTYVNSKVKTCEKVGFESTLIQLPATISEAELLAKVDELNKNESIDGYIVQVPLPDHIDEQKVLLAIDPKKDVDGFHPENVGRMTLGLPTYISATPNGILEILDRYNIPTEGKHCVVMGRSHIVGTPMSILLGQKRNPGNCTVTMVHSRTQDLKSITKQADILIVAIGKPEFVTADMVKDGAVVIDVGMHRIPDSTKKKGFRLLGDVKFDEVAEKASHITPVPGGVGPMTIASLMMNTLKAIELKGQL
- the ffh gene encoding signal recognition particle protein → MFENLSDKFERAFKVLKGQGSITEINVAETLKEVRRALLEADVNFKTAKDFTNTVKEKALGQNVLTAVSPGQLLTKITHDELTELMGGEEEQINFQGNPGVVLMSGLQGSGKTTFTGKLGNFLQKKKGKKVLLVACDVYRPAAIDQLHVVGEQIGAEVFSNRELKDPVQIAQQGISHARSNGYNVVIVDTAGRLAVDEQMMEEIERVKKAINPSETLFVVDAMTGQDAVNTAKAFNERIDFDGVVLTKLDGDTRGGAALSIRSVVEKPIKFIGTGEKMEAIDVFYPKRMADRILGMGDVVSLVERAQEQFDEEEAKKLHKKIKKNQFDLNDFFEQIQQIKKMGNMKDLLGMVPGMRKAMKGVEVDDEAFTPIEAMINSMTQKEKENPDIINHSRRQRIAKGSGTSVQEVNKLLKQFKDTKKMMRMMSDKRNMMNMMKQFKNMGGQIPGQ
- a CDS encoding glycosyltransferase family 2 protein, with the translated sequence MKVSIITIAYNSAETIEDTIKSVVSQDYSDIEYIIIDGGSTDATLEIIDRYKDKISTVVSEPDQGIYDAMNKGVDSATGDLIGILNSDDIYADEKVITDIVKTIGDKEAIYADLVYVDREATDKVTRYWKSGEYKKGAFVKGWMPPHPTFFVRKACYDKYGTYDLRLKSAADYECMLRMIHKHEITLAYLPRVITKMRVGGQSNVTVNNRVKANQEDRLAWELNGLEPKFYTLYLKPLRKVGQFLKKG